The Danio aesculapii chromosome 8, fDanAes4.1, whole genome shotgun sequence genome window below encodes:
- the fam110a gene encoding protein FAM110A, with the protein MSTDTLQPSLRRITRLAPAPGTPSRNLEFGGPVKSSPGTRKPSAVERLEADKAKYVKSQQVALKKQQPVISSSSNSQNAAQQPSRKIPARPVKAETPPLNMEHLCKLIDGVSDTTNIPVVSSQANGTSKAQDDVDPSKNISATLEDTSVGSILTSQGKPAVETPTMTVRRVDVRPQLPQMRMPSRPPIQNRSATQQTIPTQLLRLLRPYTQPNQQTFDFKRLHNVTNVTRGPVKPPNGPALISPSSNSPSLPSSTKTNTEPLSSPTPLTPPAVASLLAKNDSQSPPSPAFTRHSSTSSRKRPSLTRSKSDVSDCFSRAGAELERFFNYCGLDPSDIDELARPGSDIVSVSRLRSASAPASEHTAEGEDEDEEAAKDDRPAYGVSVIERNARVIKWLYGMRQAKESPKVASM; encoded by the coding sequence aTGTCAACTGACACTCTACAGCCCTCTCTAAGGAGAATAACAAGGCTGGCTCCAGCTCCTGGCACACCAAGTCGCAACCTAGAGTTTGGTGGTCCGGTCAAATCATCTCCTGGGACACGCAAACCAAGTGCAGTGGAACGTTTGGAGGCAGACAAGGCCAAATACGTCAAGAGCCAGCAGGTGGCTTTGAAGAAGCAGCAGCCAGTGATTTCTTCCTCCAGCAACAGCCAGAATGCGGCTCAACAGCCATCCAGAAAGATCCCTGCTAGACCCGTCAAGGCAGAGACTCCACCCCTTAACATGGAGCATCTCTGCAAACTGATTGATGGAGTTAGCGATACCACCAACATTCCAGTAGTTTCTTCACAAGCCAACGGCACTAGTAAAGCTCAAGATGATGTAGACCCATCGAAGAACATCTCTGCAACACTGGAGGACACTTCTGTTGGGTCAATTTTAACAAGTCAGGGAAAGCCTGCAGTGGAAACTCCCACAATGACGGTGCGGAGAGTTGATGTCAGGCCGCAGTTGCCTCAAATGAGGATGCCTAGTAGACCACCAATCCAGAACCGCTCAGCGACTCAACAAACAATCCCAACACAACTCCTGCGCCTGCTCAGACCGTACACACAACCAAATCAGCAAACATTCGATTTCAAAAGACTCCATAATGTTACAAATGTCACCCGAGGACCTGTTAAGCCACCAAATGGCCCTGCACTAATCTCACCTTCTTCTAACTCTCCATCTCTACCTTCctccacaaaaacaaacacagaaccATTATCATCTCCCACTCCACTTACTCCACCCGCTGTTGCTTCATTACTTGCCAAAAATGACTCTCAGTCCCCTCCGTCTCCAGCCTTCACTCGTCACTCCTCCACAAGCTCCAGGAAGCGTCCGTCATTGACGCGCTCAAAATCTGATGTCAGTGACTGCTTTTCAAGAGCGGGGGCAGAACTTGAACGCTTCTTCAATTATTGTGGTCTCGACCCGTCAGATATTGATGAACTTGCAAGACCAGGTTCTGACATTGTGTCTGTTTCTCGTCTTCGTAGCGCCAGTGCTCCAGCATCCGAGCACACAGCTGAGGGTGAAGATGAGGATGAAGAAGCTGCTAAAGACGACCGTCCTGCTTATGGTGTTTCCGTCATCGAGAGAAACGCTCGAGTGATCAAGTGGCTTTATGGAATGCGTCAAGCCAAAGAGAGTCCCAAAGTGGCCAGTATGTAA